The Thermodesulfobacteriota bacterium genome contains the following window.
ACTCAAGTTTGAGACGCCTTCTTTGTCTAAATACTCTATGATGCCCCTATTGATCTTGCCCGCTACTGCTGTACCCTCGCCTCTTATTGCAGTCACTAACTGAAGGGCCTTTGCACCGGCTTTGATTTTTTCAATTGCACTCTCGGCGCTGTTGACTGCTCCAACTCCCATGATATCCAACTTATCCCCTGCCTGTTTGTAGATGTGAGATATTATCTCTGTTGTAATTTTCCTGTAATCTTCATCATCCCCGCTCAGCCCTCCAGGGCTGTTTCTCCACTTCTCCCCATATTTGCCTTTAAGATCTGGACTAATTGTAGTATTGGATGCAATGATTCCTGATAGACCATAATCTATAGCAACCCCAAGCACATCATCAATGGCTTCATATGTGAGATCAGGAGCTATTTTTACAAATAACGGTTTTCTACCCCCGCACTCATCCATTACGTTTTGAACTGCTTGTATAAGAAGAATTGTATGATCCTTTTCCTGAAGCTTTCTTAATCCCGGAGTGTTTGGAGAGCTTATGTTTATTGCGAAATATGATGCGTACTCATACATTCTATTTGTGACAGCTGCATATGCTTTTGGGGCGTCTTCATGCGCTACGTCTTTATTGAGCCCAAGGCTTATGCCAATTGGCACGGGGCTATTTTTATACCTATCTAGATTCTTGGCAACGATATCCATACCAGGACTGTTAAAACCAAGCCAGTTAATAGCTGCCCCCGAGGAGACCATATAGAGCCTTGGCTTTGGGCTTCCGGGCTGACCGTATTCTAATACTGAGCCCACCTCTACAGAGGCAAATCCCAGGTGCCATAGTGCAAGTACAGCTCTTCCCTTTTTATCCCAACCCGCCCCTACTATTAGAGGGTTTTCTAGCTCCAATCCGCCCAAGCTGGTTTTTAACCTGGGGTCTTGTAATCTTTTGTGCTTATCTGAGAATAGTTCTAAGAGTTTTAAAGTAAGTGGAGAGTATTCTGCTAAATGAAGGGATTCACGAGCCAGGTCGTGAAAAGTTTCTGAGTCAAACTTATTTAATATAGGCCTTACGATCTGTTTATACATTGAACCTAAATAGTATTATATCACCATCTTTAACAATGTAATCCTTGCCTTCTGATCTCATCTTTCCCGCATCTTTAAGCGCTGCTTCTGATCCGGCCTCTAAAAAGTCATCATATGACGCCGTCTCTGCTCTAATGAAGCCTCTTTCAAAATCTGAATGAATGACTCCTGCCGCCTGAGGGGCCTTGGCATCTTTAGTCACAGTCCATGCCCTTACTTCTTTGGGTCCCTGAGTGAAGTAAGTTATTAGGCCTAGTTTTTCATAGGCTACTTTTATAAGCTTGTCCATACCCGAGTTCTCAATTCCAAGTTCCTCTAAAAACATTTTCTTCTCTTCATAGTCAAGCTCAGCAATTTCAGCCTCGATCTTAGCTGATAAGACAATCACCTCAGCGTCTTGAGTGCTCGCATATTCTCTTACTTTATTTACCTCTTCATTTCCTGAGGAATCAGCTAAGTCATCCTCTGATACATTGCATACATACATAACTGGTATATCAGTAAGCAAAAACATCTCTCTAATCACTTCAGCGGACTGATCATCTCTGGGAAAGTTAATTGCCTTATTTCCCTTCTCCAAGAATTCTTTTAGGCTTGATACAACCTCAAGCTTTGCCTTAGTTGTTTTATCTCCGCTTTTAGATTGCGAGATTAACCTTTCTTCTCTTTTTTCAACAGTTTCAAGGTCTTTTAAAAGGAGCTCGTCTTCAATAATATGAATGTCTCTAATGGCTCCCGTTGAGCCTTCGACGTGCATAACGTTGTCATCCACGAAACACCTAACGGTATGAAGAATAAGATCGACTTCCCTTATGCTGGCTAAAAATGCATTACCCCTGCCCTTTC
Protein-coding sequences here:
- a CDS encoding quinone-dependent dihydroorotate dehydrogenase, with translation MYKQIVRPILNKFDSETFHDLARESLHLAEYSPLTLKLLELFSDKHKRLQDPRLKTSLGGLELENPLIVGAGWDKKGRAVLALWHLGFASVEVGSVLEYGQPGSPKPRLYMVSSGAAINWLGFNSPGMDIVAKNLDRYKNSPVPIGISLGLNKDVAHEDAPKAYAAVTNRMYEYASYFAINISSPNTPGLRKLQEKDHTILLIQAVQNVMDECGGRKPLFVKIAPDLTYEAIDDVLGVAIDYGLSGIIASNTTISPDLKGKYGEKWRNSPGGLSGDDEDYRKITTEIISHIYKQAGDKLDIMGVGAVNSAESAIEKIKAGAKALQLVTAIRGEGTAVAGKINRGIIEYLDKEGVSNLSELVGVDTK
- the ychF gene encoding redox-regulated ATPase YchF; the protein is MGLKCGIVGLPNVGKSTLFNALTNAGAEVGNFPFCTIDDNVGIIAIADDRLHTLADIVKPEKITPTFLEMVDIAGLVKGASEGKGRGNAFLASIREVDLILHTVRCFVDDNVMHVEGSTGAIRDIHIIEDELLLKDLETVEKREERLISQSKSGDKTTKAKLEVVSSLKEFLEKGNKAINFPRDDQSAEVIREMFLLTDIPVMYVCNVSEDDLADSSGNEEVNKVREYASTQDAEVIVLSAKIEAEIAELDYEEKKMFLEELGIENSGMDKLIKVAYEKLGLITYFTQGPKEVRAWTVTKDAKAPQAAGVIHSDFERGFIRAETASYDDFLEAGSEAALKDAGKMRSEGKDYIVKDGDIILFRFNV